Proteins from one Acidiphilium multivorum AIU301 genomic window:
- a CDS encoding hydrogenase large subunit, with translation MPSRRGMDPSSIEAAAGALRAAGGRMIMVYAAPEADGRQTLRYVSSRPGIAGFEVWSVPAGGTVPSIATIWPLLGWYERETADHRGIAFSGQPEPFSLIAPLRADEEADLRRLPGLSGDAVQVLPFGPVRAGVVESAEFSFFYVGEAILHYVPHLFLKHRGMEDRFVDQTPETGLVLAERVSGVGSVAHALAYAQAMEAAAQVAVPGRARYQRVIVAELERLYNHLHYLGHLADTTTLKVAHAEGALLAERVKQIGARVTGSRFLRGVIAPGGLRRELRVEGLAGALDALRAPIRRYIARLDASESHFDRLATTGVLPREVAFDQGATGPVARASGLDRDLRRDHAYAAYDDPDLALAVATGTDGDAHARARVRIAEIENALLMIERAIALTPGGAIRVACAPAAGAEAMGWAESPRGTLIYAVHVGPDGRLARVKIKSPSFSNWRVFPYTVHGTNMMDYAINEASFGLTIAGCAR, from the coding sequence ATGCCGTCGAGGCGCGGCATGGACCCCTCGTCCATCGAGGCCGCGGCCGGCGCGCTGCGCGCTGCGGGGGGCCGGATGATCATGGTCTATGCGGCCCCGGAGGCTGACGGGCGGCAGACGCTGCGCTACGTGTCGTCGCGCCCGGGGATCGCCGGCTTCGAGGTCTGGAGCGTTCCGGCCGGGGGAACGGTGCCGAGCATCGCCACGATCTGGCCGCTGCTGGGATGGTATGAGCGGGAGACGGCCGATCATCGCGGCATCGCCTTCAGCGGGCAGCCGGAGCCGTTTTCGCTGATCGCGCCGCTGCGAGCCGATGAGGAGGCGGATCTGCGCCGGCTGCCGGGGCTGTCCGGCGATGCCGTGCAGGTGCTGCCGTTCGGGCCGGTGCGGGCCGGCGTGGTCGAATCGGCCGAGTTCAGCTTCTTCTATGTCGGCGAGGCGATCCTGCATTACGTGCCGCACCTGTTCCTCAAGCATCGCGGCATGGAAGACCGCTTCGTCGACCAGACGCCGGAGACCGGGCTCGTGTTGGCCGAGCGCGTTTCGGGGGTCGGCAGCGTGGCGCATGCCCTTGCCTATGCGCAGGCGATGGAGGCCGCCGCGCAGGTGGCCGTTCCCGGCCGCGCGCGCTACCAGCGGGTGATCGTCGCCGAGCTCGAGCGGCTTTACAATCATCTTCATTATCTCGGCCATCTTGCCGATACGACGACGCTGAAGGTGGCCCATGCCGAAGGCGCGCTGCTTGCCGAGCGGGTCAAGCAGATCGGCGCCCGGGTGACGGGCAGCCGGTTCCTGCGCGGCGTGATCGCGCCGGGCGGGCTGCGGCGGGAGCTGCGCGTCGAGGGTCTTGCCGGGGCGCTCGATGCCCTGCGCGCGCCGATCCGCCGCTACATCGCGCGGCTGGACGCCTCGGAAAGCCATTTCGACCGGCTGGCGACGACCGGCGTGCTGCCCCGCGAGGTGGCGTTCGACCAGGGCGCGACCGGGCCGGTTGCCCGTGCCTCCGGCCTCGACCGCGACCTGCGGCGCGACCATGCCTATGCCGCCTACGACGATCCCGACCTCGCCCTCGCCGTCGCCACCGGGACCGACGGCGATGCCCACGCCCGTGCTCGCGTGCGGATCGCCGAGATCGAGAATGCGCTGCTGATGATCGAGCGCGCCATCGCGCTGACGCCCGGCGGCGCAATCCGGGTCGCCTGCGCGCCGGCCGCCGGCGCCGAGGCGATGGGCTGGGCGGAATCGCCGCGCGGCACGCTGATCTATGCCGTGCATGTCGGGCCCGACGGGCGGCTCGCGCGGGTCAAGATCAAGTCGCCCTCCTTCTCCAACTGGCGGGTGTTTCCCTACACCGTGCACGGCACGAACATGATGGACTACGCGATCAACGAGGCGAGTTTCGGCCTGACCATCGCCGGATGCGCGCGATGA
- a CDS encoding DUF190 domain-containing protein, giving the protein MDVPHEASLLRIYTSSADRHGGTPLFIAIVHAARDHGLAGATVLRGPLGFGHTGRLHEGHLLPFSDDHPVIIEIVDATDRIEAFLPVLDSMMQSGLVTIERARVLQYGRHRPGWLERVRQQFFPASPPPAAQARVGLN; this is encoded by the coding sequence ATGGATGTTCCACACGAGGCTTCACTGCTGCGGATCTATACCAGCTCGGCCGACCGCCATGGCGGGACGCCGCTGTTCATCGCGATCGTTCACGCGGCGCGGGATCACGGGCTTGCCGGCGCCACCGTGCTGCGCGGCCCGCTCGGCTTCGGCCATACGGGGCGCCTGCATGAGGGGCATCTTCTGCCGTTCTCCGACGATCATCCCGTCATCATCGAGATTGTCGATGCCACCGACAGGATCGAGGCCTTCCTGCCGGTTCTGGATTCGATGATGCAGAGCGGCCTGGTCACCATCGAACGCGCGCGCGTCCTGCAATACGGGCGCCACAGGCCGGGCTGGCTTGAACGTGTCCGCCAGCAGTTCTTCCCGGCCTCTCCCCCGCCGGCGGCACAGGCGCGGGTCGGGCTGAACTGA
- a CDS encoding hydrogenase 4 subunit B, whose product MANDLIGLATLFWLVAGLIALAGRGVVLGRGLAGLGCLAGMIAAILTLPGASPPVALPVFRIADEGSGFTLSPAALWLFGFGLAPAMLAAWLGSPGRGGRFWLFGLSMSLIGALGVFGVTQGAAFLVAWEVMSLGGAAMILGERLAEGAGSRALFMLGLLEVGAVALLAAVLVLGTASGSLGFAGFAGAWRGAALYGPAIAGGLLLVGFGAKLGLLPFYEWFPGAYGAGSGATGAVLSGVVLNAAFFGLARGLLVWLPGGVDEGFGIALCAIGVISAILTTLYAFQQEDWRALLAFSSAENASVAVTALGASLLFEAGHLPLFAGLAFTVALLHLAAHALAKGALFLAADGVFAATGGYAIRQDGVLRANTPLFGMGALFAAMSLAAMPPQAGFVSEWFMFQTVFQGFHLPGLAERLTLVLTGAGLALTAAIAFATFVKLFGVGLQGRAADGGARLPARHQSAVGALGLAVLALAVGMPVWLGALARVWPAHDAIDAAAHMTDGWILVPLSAGFAFISPSKLVIVMPLLALVPVAAILLCRRRPARRVPVWYGGSPRLDRRNATTALTFSNSLRTFYSFVYRPRAETGVETSLSPYFVKHLRFEHDVAPIFGPALFGPVVRLVHGLARRGRVLQSGSLNLYLGIIGLLLVAILVVALF is encoded by the coding sequence ATGGCGAATGACCTGATCGGCCTCGCCACCCTGTTCTGGCTGGTCGCCGGCCTCATCGCGCTGGCGGGCAGGGGGGTCGTGCTCGGCCGCGGGCTGGCCGGGCTGGGCTGCCTGGCCGGCATGATCGCCGCGATCCTGACGCTGCCGGGGGCCAGTCCGCCGGTGGCGCTGCCCGTCTTCCGCATCGCCGACGAAGGCTCCGGCTTCACGCTCTCCCCGGCCGCGCTCTGGCTGTTCGGCTTCGGGCTGGCGCCGGCGATGCTGGCGGCCTGGCTCGGCTCGCCGGGGCGGGGCGGGCGGTTCTGGCTATTCGGACTGTCGATGAGCCTGATCGGCGCGCTCGGCGTCTTCGGGGTGACGCAGGGAGCCGCATTCCTCGTCGCCTGGGAGGTCATGAGCCTGGGCGGCGCGGCGATGATCCTTGGCGAACGGCTGGCCGAAGGGGCGGGAAGCCGCGCGCTGTTCATGCTCGGCCTGCTCGAGGTGGGGGCCGTGGCGCTGCTCGCGGCGGTTCTGGTCCTGGGGACTGCGTCCGGCTCCCTGGGCTTCGCGGGGTTCGCCGGGGCCTGGCGCGGGGCGGCGCTCTATGGTCCGGCGATCGCCGGCGGGCTCCTGCTCGTCGGGTTCGGCGCCAAGCTCGGGCTGCTGCCGTTCTACGAATGGTTTCCGGGCGCCTATGGGGCGGGCTCGGGCGCGACCGGGGCGGTGCTGTCCGGCGTCGTGCTCAACGCGGCGTTCTTCGGCCTGGCGCGAGGCCTGCTGGTCTGGCTGCCGGGCGGGGTGGACGAGGGGTTCGGCATCGCGCTGTGCGCCATCGGCGTGATCAGCGCGATCCTCACCACGCTCTACGCCTTCCAGCAGGAGGACTGGCGGGCGCTGCTCGCCTTCTCCTCGGCGGAGAACGCGTCGGTGGCGGTGACCGCACTCGGCGCTTCGCTGCTGTTCGAGGCGGGGCACCTGCCCCTGTTCGCCGGGCTGGCGTTCACGGTCGCGCTGCTGCATCTCGCCGCCCATGCGCTCGCCAAGGGCGCGCTGTTTCTCGCCGCGGATGGCGTGTTCGCCGCCACCGGCGGCTACGCCATCCGGCAGGACGGCGTGCTGCGCGCGAACACGCCCCTGTTCGGCATGGGGGCGCTGTTCGCCGCGATGAGCCTGGCGGCGATGCCGCCCCAGGCCGGGTTCGTCTCGGAATGGTTCATGTTCCAGACCGTGTTCCAGGGGTTCCACCTGCCGGGATTGGCGGAGCGCCTCACGCTTGTGCTGACCGGCGCGGGGCTTGCGCTGACGGCGGCGATCGCCTTCGCCACCTTCGTCAAGCTGTTCGGCGTCGGCCTGCAGGGGCGCGCGGCAGACGGCGGCGCGCGGCTTCCCGCGCGGCATCAATCCGCGGTCGGCGCGCTCGGCCTGGCCGTGCTCGCGCTGGCCGTGGGCATGCCGGTCTGGCTCGGCGCGCTTGCCCGCGTCTGGCCCGCGCACGATGCCATCGACGCCGCGGCGCACATGACCGACGGATGGATCCTGGTGCCGCTGAGCGCCGGCTTCGCCTTCATCTCGCCGTCGAAGCTGGTCATCGTGATGCCGCTGCTGGCCCTGGTGCCGGTGGCGGCGATCCTGCTGTGCAGACGCCGGCCCGCGCGGCGCGTTCCCGTCTGGTATGGCGGCTCGCCGCGCCTCGACCGGCGAAATGCGACCACGGCCCTGACCTTCTCGAATTCGCTCAGGACGTTCTACAGCTTCGTCTATCGTCCGCGCGCGGAAACCGGCGTGGAAACCAGCCTGTCGCCGTATTTCGTGAAGCATCTGCGTTTCGAGCACGATGTTGCCCCGATCTTCGGCCCCGCCCTGTTCGGCCCGGTGGTGCGGCTGGTGCATGGCCTCGCCCGGCGGGGCCGGGTTTTGCAGTCCGGCTCCCTCAATCTCTATCTCGGCATCATCGGCCTGTTGCTCGTCGCCATTCTCGTTGTCGCCCTGTTCTGA
- a CDS encoding DUF190 domain-containing protein, with the protein MRIMEDALLLRVFLGEDDMAGGQPLYRAILEAAMRAGLAGGTALPAPMGFGGSRGIRTGINVDAGAHQPIVVEIIDRPDRIEAFLPLIEPMIPSGVVTLEALKMRKIVPGSPAPA; encoded by the coding sequence ATGCGCATCATGGAAGATGCCCTGCTGCTCAGGGTTTTCCTGGGCGAGGACGACATGGCCGGCGGCCAGCCGCTCTATCGCGCGATCCTCGAGGCGGCGATGCGGGCCGGGCTGGCCGGCGGCACGGCGCTGCCGGCCCCGATGGGCTTTGGCGGCTCGCGCGGAATCAGGACGGGCATCAACGTTGATGCCGGGGCGCATCAGCCCATCGTCGTCGAGATCATCGACCGGCCGGACCGGATCGAGGCGTTCCTGCCGCTGATCGAGCCGATGATTCCGTCGGGCGTGGTCACGCTGGAGGCACTCAAGATGCGGAAGATCGTTCCCGGTTCGCCGGCCCCGGCCTGA
- a CDS encoding NADH-quinone oxidoreductase subunit B family protein, translating into MALWTLIGLLEGSATTSWPLKPGPDGQDGVVGMPRLDPGRCEAGCEVCAASCPTGAIGLAGARIALDYGRCVVCQRCVETCPTGALAESRDWAFGARTRDDLRTGIEAAGMAALAAADGPGRGFRRSLHVRHVDAGSCNGCESELQALNNPFYNLHRLGIFFTPSPRFADLLLVTGPVTRAMLEPLRRTWEAMPAPRWVMASGTCAVSGGIAPGGPCLSGLEEALPVDLYLPGCPPNPAAIIEALLMFLGRRAQRVRGGRIDGE; encoded by the coding sequence ATGGCACTCTGGACGCTGATCGGCCTGCTTGAGGGATCCGCGACCACGTCCTGGCCGCTGAAGCCGGGGCCGGACGGCCAGGATGGCGTGGTCGGGATGCCGCGGCTCGACCCTGGGCGCTGCGAGGCGGGATGCGAGGTATGCGCGGCATCCTGCCCGACCGGGGCGATCGGTCTCGCCGGCGCGCGGATCGCGCTCGATTACGGGCGCTGCGTCGTCTGCCAGCGTTGCGTCGAAACCTGCCCGACCGGCGCGCTGGCCGAGAGCAGGGACTGGGCGTTCGGCGCGCGGACGCGCGACGATCTCAGGACCGGCATCGAAGCCGCCGGCATGGCGGCGCTGGCCGCGGCGGATGGTCCGGGGCGCGGCTTCCGGCGCAGCCTGCATGTGCGGCATGTCGATGCCGGCTCCTGCAATGGCTGCGAATCCGAGCTGCAGGCCCTGAACAACCCATTCTACAACCTGCACCGTCTGGGCATCTTCTTCACGCCCTCGCCGCGCTTCGCCGATCTGCTGCTGGTGACCGGCCCGGTCACCCGGGCGATGCTGGAGCCGCTGCGCCGCACCTGGGAGGCGATGCCGGCGCCGCGCTGGGTCATGGCCAGCGGCACCTGCGCGGTATCCGGCGGCATCGCGCCGGGCGGGCCGTGCCTGTCCGGCCTCGAGGAGGCGCTGCCGGTCGACCTGTACCTGCCGGGGTGCCCGCCCAATCCGGCGGCGATCATCGAGGCGCTGCTGATGTTCCTCGGGCGCCGGGCGCAACGCGTGCGCGGAGGACGGATCGATGGCGAATGA